Proteins encoded by one window of Arabidopsis thaliana chromosome 2, partial sequence:
- the BBX18 gene encoding B-box zinc finger family protein (B-box zinc finger family protein; FUNCTIONS IN: sequence-specific DNA binding transcription factor activity, zinc ion binding; INVOLVED IN: regulation of transcription; LOCATED IN: endomembrane system, intracellular; EXPRESSED IN: 19 plant structures; EXPRESSED DURING: 10 growth stages; CONTAINS InterPro DOMAIN/s: Zinc finger, B-box (InterPro:IPR000315); BEST Arabidopsis thaliana protein match is: B-box type zinc finger family protein (TAIR:AT4G38960.1); Has 1943 Blast hits to 1369 proteins in 125 species: Archae - 0; Bacteria - 0; Metazoa - 26; Fungi - 0; Plants - 1819; Viruses - 0; Other Eukaryotes - 98 (source: NCBI BLink).), whose translation MRILCDACESAAAIVFCAADEAALCCSCDEKVHKCNKLASRHLRVGLADPSNAPSCDICENAPAFFYCEIDGSSLCLQCDMVVHVGGKRTHRRFLLLRQRIEFPGDKPNHADQLGLRCQKASSGRGQESNGNGDHDHNMIDLNSNPQRVHEPGSHNQEEGIDVNNANNHEHE comes from the exons ATGCGAATTTTGTGTGATGCTTGTGAGAGCGCCGCCGCTATCGTCTTTTGCGCCGCCGACGAAGCTGCCCTCTGTTGCTCCTGCGACGAAAAA GTTCATAAGTGCAACAAGCTGGCTAGTCGGCATCTTCGTGTAGGCTTAGCTGATCCGAGTAATGCACCAAGCTGTGACATATGCGAAAATGCACCCG CATTCTTTTACTGTGAGATAGATGGTAGTTCCCTTTGTCTACAATGTGATATGGTGGTACATGTTGGTGGGAAGAGAACACATAGGCGGTTTCTATTACTGAGACAGAGAATTGAG TTTCCAGGCGATAAGCCTAATCATGCTGACCAACTGGGACTACGGTGTCAAAAGGCTTCCTCTGGTCGTGGTCAAGAATCAAATGGGAATGGTGATCATGATCATAATATGATCGATCTTAACTCCAATCCTCAAAGAGTACACGAGCCTGGATCACATAACCAA GAGGAGGGTATTGATGTAAATAACGCAAACAATCACGAGCATGAATAG